Proteins co-encoded in one Dama dama isolate Ldn47 chromosome 2, ASM3311817v1, whole genome shotgun sequence genomic window:
- the SIRT3 gene encoding NAD-dependent protein deacetylase sirtuin-3, mitochondrial isoform X1, producing MALFPCSAVPALRFWGLRGARVRTRWPRITGGGWPISCSAGGSSDTGGGGHSEKKFLLQDIAELIKTRACQRVVVMVGAGISTPSGIPDFRSPGVGYYSILQQYKLPYPEAIFELSFFFHDPKPFFTFAKKLYPGNYRPNATHYFLRLLHEKGLLLRLYTQNIDGLERASGIPASKLVEAHGSLASATCTICRRPYPGEDFWADVMVDRVPRCPVCSGVTKPDIVFFGEPLPERFLLHLADFPMADLLLILGTSLEVEPFASLSDAVRSSVPRLLINRDLVGSLARNPRGRDVVQLGDVVHGVKRLVELLGWTDDIQDLIQRETGKFDGWDRL from the exons GATTACAGGTGGAGGATGGCCCATATCTTGTTCCGCTGGTGGTTCAAGTGACACTGGAGGTGGAGGCCACAGTGAGAAGAAGTTTCTCCTGCAGGACATCGCTGAGCTAATTAAGACCAGAGCCTGCCAGAGGGTGGTGGTCATGGTGGGGGCTGGCATCAGCACACCCAGCGGCATCCCAGACTTCAG GTCTCCAGGGGTCGGCTACTACAGCATCCTCCAGCAGTACAAGCTCCCCTACCCTGAGGCCATTTTTGagctctcatttttctttcatgacCCCAAGCCATTTTTTACTTTCGCCAAGAAGCTGTACCCTGGGAACTATAGGCCTAATGCCACTCACTACTTCCTCCGATTGCTACATGAGAAGGGGCTGCTTCTGCGGCTGTACACACAGAACATCGACGGGCTTGAGAGAG CATCTGGCATCCCTGCCTCAAAGCTTGTTGAAGCTCATGGATCCCTTGCCTCTGCCACCTGCACCATCTGCCGAAGACCCTATCCAGGGGAGGACTTCTGG GCCGACGTGATGGTGGACAGGGTTCCCCGCTGCCCGGTCTGCTCTGGCGTCACGAAGCCTGACATCGTGTTCTTTGGGGAGCCGCTGCCCGAGAGGTTCCTGCTGCATCTGGCTGACTTCCCCATGGCAGACCTGCTGCTCATCCTTGGGACCTCCCTGGAG GTGGAACCTTTTGCCAGCTTGTCCGATGCCGTGCGGAGCTCGGTTCCCCGACTGCTCATCAACCGGGACTTGGTGGGGTCCTTGGCTAGGAATCCTCGGGGCAGGGACGTGGTCCAGCTGGGGGATGTGGTCCATGGTGTGAAAAGGCTGGTGGAGCTTCTTGGCTGGACGGATGACATCCAGGACCTCATCCAGAGGGAAACTGGAAAG TTTGATGGCTGGGACAGATTGTGA
- the SIRT3 gene encoding NAD-dependent protein deacetylase sirtuin-3, mitochondrial isoform X2, producing the protein MALFPCSAVPALRITGGGWPISCSAGGSSDTGGGGHSEKKFLLQDIAELIKTRACQRVVVMVGAGISTPSGIPDFRSPGVGYYSILQQYKLPYPEAIFELSFFFHDPKPFFTFAKKLYPGNYRPNATHYFLRLLHEKGLLLRLYTQNIDGLERASGIPASKLVEAHGSLASATCTICRRPYPGEDFWADVMVDRVPRCPVCSGVTKPDIVFFGEPLPERFLLHLADFPMADLLLILGTSLEVEPFASLSDAVRSSVPRLLINRDLVGSLARNPRGRDVVQLGDVVHGVKRLVELLGWTDDIQDLIQRETGKFDGWDRL; encoded by the exons GATTACAGGTGGAGGATGGCCCATATCTTGTTCCGCTGGTGGTTCAAGTGACACTGGAGGTGGAGGCCACAGTGAGAAGAAGTTTCTCCTGCAGGACATCGCTGAGCTAATTAAGACCAGAGCCTGCCAGAGGGTGGTGGTCATGGTGGGGGCTGGCATCAGCACACCCAGCGGCATCCCAGACTTCAG GTCTCCAGGGGTCGGCTACTACAGCATCCTCCAGCAGTACAAGCTCCCCTACCCTGAGGCCATTTTTGagctctcatttttctttcatgacCCCAAGCCATTTTTTACTTTCGCCAAGAAGCTGTACCCTGGGAACTATAGGCCTAATGCCACTCACTACTTCCTCCGATTGCTACATGAGAAGGGGCTGCTTCTGCGGCTGTACACACAGAACATCGACGGGCTTGAGAGAG CATCTGGCATCCCTGCCTCAAAGCTTGTTGAAGCTCATGGATCCCTTGCCTCTGCCACCTGCACCATCTGCCGAAGACCCTATCCAGGGGAGGACTTCTGG GCCGACGTGATGGTGGACAGGGTTCCCCGCTGCCCGGTCTGCTCTGGCGTCACGAAGCCTGACATCGTGTTCTTTGGGGAGCCGCTGCCCGAGAGGTTCCTGCTGCATCTGGCTGACTTCCCCATGGCAGACCTGCTGCTCATCCTTGGGACCTCCCTGGAG GTGGAACCTTTTGCCAGCTTGTCCGATGCCGTGCGGAGCTCGGTTCCCCGACTGCTCATCAACCGGGACTTGGTGGGGTCCTTGGCTAGGAATCCTCGGGGCAGGGACGTGGTCCAGCTGGGGGATGTGGTCCATGGTGTGAAAAGGCTGGTGGAGCTTCTTGGCTGGACGGATGACATCCAGGACCTCATCCAGAGGGAAACTGGAAAG TTTGATGGCTGGGACAGATTGTGA
- the SIRT3 gene encoding NAD-dependent protein deacetylase sirtuin-3, mitochondrial isoform X3, with protein MALFPCSAVPALRFWGLRGARVRTRWPRSPGVGYYSILQQYKLPYPEAIFELSFFFHDPKPFFTFAKKLYPGNYRPNATHYFLRLLHEKGLLLRLYTQNIDGLERASGIPASKLVEAHGSLASATCTICRRPYPGEDFWADVMVDRVPRCPVCSGVTKPDIVFFGEPLPERFLLHLADFPMADLLLILGTSLEVEPFASLSDAVRSSVPRLLINRDLVGSLARNPRGRDVVQLGDVVHGVKRLVELLGWTDDIQDLIQRETGKFDGWDRL; from the exons GTCTCCAGGGGTCGGCTACTACAGCATCCTCCAGCAGTACAAGCTCCCCTACCCTGAGGCCATTTTTGagctctcatttttctttcatgacCCCAAGCCATTTTTTACTTTCGCCAAGAAGCTGTACCCTGGGAACTATAGGCCTAATGCCACTCACTACTTCCTCCGATTGCTACATGAGAAGGGGCTGCTTCTGCGGCTGTACACACAGAACATCGACGGGCTTGAGAGAG CATCTGGCATCCCTGCCTCAAAGCTTGTTGAAGCTCATGGATCCCTTGCCTCTGCCACCTGCACCATCTGCCGAAGACCCTATCCAGGGGAGGACTTCTGG GCCGACGTGATGGTGGACAGGGTTCCCCGCTGCCCGGTCTGCTCTGGCGTCACGAAGCCTGACATCGTGTTCTTTGGGGAGCCGCTGCCCGAGAGGTTCCTGCTGCATCTGGCTGACTTCCCCATGGCAGACCTGCTGCTCATCCTTGGGACCTCCCTGGAG GTGGAACCTTTTGCCAGCTTGTCCGATGCCGTGCGGAGCTCGGTTCCCCGACTGCTCATCAACCGGGACTTGGTGGGGTCCTTGGCTAGGAATCCTCGGGGCAGGGACGTGGTCCAGCTGGGGGATGTGGTCCATGGTGTGAAAAGGCTGGTGGAGCTTCTTGGCTGGACGGATGACATCCAGGACCTCATCCAGAGGGAAACTGGAAAG TTTGATGGCTGGGACAGATTGTGA
- the SIRT3 gene encoding NAD-dependent protein deacetylase sirtuin-3, mitochondrial isoform X5, which produces MALFPCSAVPALRFWGLRASGIPASKLVEAHGSLASATCTICRRPYPGEDFWADVMVDRVPRCPVCSGVTKPDIVFFGEPLPERFLLHLADFPMADLLLILGTSLEVEPFASLSDAVRSSVPRLLINRDLVGSLARNPRGRDVVQLGDVVHGVKRLVELLGWTDDIQDLIQRETGKFDGWDRL; this is translated from the exons CATCTGGCATCCCTGCCTCAAAGCTTGTTGAAGCTCATGGATCCCTTGCCTCTGCCACCTGCACCATCTGCCGAAGACCCTATCCAGGGGAGGACTTCTGG GCCGACGTGATGGTGGACAGGGTTCCCCGCTGCCCGGTCTGCTCTGGCGTCACGAAGCCTGACATCGTGTTCTTTGGGGAGCCGCTGCCCGAGAGGTTCCTGCTGCATCTGGCTGACTTCCCCATGGCAGACCTGCTGCTCATCCTTGGGACCTCCCTGGAG GTGGAACCTTTTGCCAGCTTGTCCGATGCCGTGCGGAGCTCGGTTCCCCGACTGCTCATCAACCGGGACTTGGTGGGGTCCTTGGCTAGGAATCCTCGGGGCAGGGACGTGGTCCAGCTGGGGGATGTGGTCCATGGTGTGAAAAGGCTGGTGGAGCTTCTTGGCTGGACGGATGACATCCAGGACCTCATCCAGAGGGAAACTGGAAAG TTTGATGGCTGGGACAGATTGTGA
- the SIRT3 gene encoding NAD-dependent protein deacetylase sirtuin-3, mitochondrial isoform X6, with protein sequence MVGAGISTPSGIPDFRSPGVGYYSILQQYKLPYPEAIFELSFFFHDPKPFFTFAKKLYPGNYRPNATHYFLRLLHEKGLLLRLYTQNIDGLERASGIPASKLVEAHGSLASATCTICRRPYPGEDFWADVMVDRVPRCPVCSGVTKPDIVFFGEPLPERFLLHLADFPMADLLLILGTSLEVEPFASLSDAVRSSVPRLLINRDLVGSLARNPRGRDVVQLGDVVHGVKRLVELLGWTDDIQDLIQRETGKFDGWDRL encoded by the exons ATGGTGGGGGCTGGCATCAGCACACCCAGCGGCATCCCAGACTTCAG GTCTCCAGGGGTCGGCTACTACAGCATCCTCCAGCAGTACAAGCTCCCCTACCCTGAGGCCATTTTTGagctctcatttttctttcatgacCCCAAGCCATTTTTTACTTTCGCCAAGAAGCTGTACCCTGGGAACTATAGGCCTAATGCCACTCACTACTTCCTCCGATTGCTACATGAGAAGGGGCTGCTTCTGCGGCTGTACACACAGAACATCGACGGGCTTGAGAGAG CATCTGGCATCCCTGCCTCAAAGCTTGTTGAAGCTCATGGATCCCTTGCCTCTGCCACCTGCACCATCTGCCGAAGACCCTATCCAGGGGAGGACTTCTGG GCCGACGTGATGGTGGACAGGGTTCCCCGCTGCCCGGTCTGCTCTGGCGTCACGAAGCCTGACATCGTGTTCTTTGGGGAGCCGCTGCCCGAGAGGTTCCTGCTGCATCTGGCTGACTTCCCCATGGCAGACCTGCTGCTCATCCTTGGGACCTCCCTGGAG GTGGAACCTTTTGCCAGCTTGTCCGATGCCGTGCGGAGCTCGGTTCCCCGACTGCTCATCAACCGGGACTTGGTGGGGTCCTTGGCTAGGAATCCTCGGGGCAGGGACGTGGTCCAGCTGGGGGATGTGGTCCATGGTGTGAAAAGGCTGGTGGAGCTTCTTGGCTGGACGGATGACATCCAGGACCTCATCCAGAGGGAAACTGGAAAG TTTGATGGCTGGGACAGATTGTGA